One part of the Athene noctua chromosome Z, bAthNoc1.hap1.1, whole genome shotgun sequence genome encodes these proteins:
- the LOC141973201 gene encoding uncharacterized protein LOC141973201, translating to MAQSVVYADLKFAAAPPLTALACPAAPDEDDSPYENVPLGPVSVEPRPGRWPRRWRVPAGVLAASLLLLLVATVALGACYWQVTRRLQDTSHEHAAEQGRLEREVSVREQSLEQARLELAWARAELQRAWREGNSSRLELGSLNAELGRVMEVLRETEKEMQEVQGQLRASESTVSSLRACVNTDCCPSGWVLYRGKCLFISVEKKSWWDSYHDCRRRSASLLVQGDWPTWMMPHFVQADGAMYRSDERCQNRHDKTEGLYEKLYKE from the exons ATGGCCCAGAGCGTGGTCTATGCTGACCTGAAATttgctgcagcccccccgctcACTGCCCTCGCATGCCCCGCAGCCCCTGATGAGGACGACAGCCCCTATGAGAACGTGCCGCTGGGGCCAGTGTCCGTGGAGCCCAGGCCAG GGCGCTGGCCCCGGCGTTGGCGTGTCCCtgcgggggtgctggcagccagcctgctgctgctgctggtggccaccGTGGCCCTGGGGGCTTGCT ACTGGCAGGTCACCCGCAGGCTGCAGGACACGTCCCATGAGCACGCGGCCGAGCAGGGCCGCCTCGAGCGGGAGGTGAGCGTGCgagagcagagcctggagcaggcGCGGCTGGAGCTGGCGTgggccagagcagagctgcagcgagCGTGGCGAGAGGGCAACAGCAGCCGGCTGGAGCTGGGGAGCCTGAACGCTGAGCTGGGGCGCGTCATGGAGGTGCTGCGGGAGACGGAGAAGGAGATGCAGGAGGTGCAGGGGCAGCTCAGGGCCAGCGAGAGCACCGTGAGCAGCCTGCGTGCCTGCGTGAATACAG ATTGCTGCCCCTCGGGCTGGGTGCTCTACAGGGGCAAGTGCCTCTTCATCTCGGTGGAGAAGAAGAGCTGGTGGGACAGCTATCATGACTGCAGGAGGAGATCCGCTTCCCTGCTGGTCCAAGGCGACTGGCCAACCTGGATGATGCCG CATTTTGTGCAGGCTGATGGTGCCATGTACCGGAGTGATGAGAGATGTCAAAATCGTCATGATAAAACTGAGGGTCTGTATGAGAAACTGTATAAAGAGTAA
- the LOC141973202 gene encoding killer cell lectin-like receptor subfamily G member 1 has product MEEGVTYADLRLPPTPAPQQPVRLPWCWAALSLALLSLLLLLAQIILVGLSFHYLGQQASCTCGPWSMEESSSCQQQTVGGQCQFCPAGWLWDAGQCYYFSSAKKTWEQSREDCCSRGAQLVTIQANTTLAFLVRTVNMEVFHVGLKRDGSRSDWKWLDGTTLKRFFPIQHTTRSFLACGRVSGLGLSGGLCGEALGWICKQRAATLQWLRSSPPTFLWGNTTYTCVGS; this is encoded by the exons ATGGAAGAGGGTGTCACATACGCCGATCTTCGCTTGCCCCCCACACCAG CTCCTCAGCAGCCAGTGCGGCTGCCCTGGTGCTGGGCAGCCCTCAGCCtggctctcctctccctgctgctcctcctggcaCAAATCATCCTTGTTGGCTTGAGCTTCCACT ATTTAGGGCAACAAGCAAGCTGCACCTGTGGTCCCTGGAGTATGGAGGAGAGCTCCAGCTGTCAGCAACAGACAGTGGGAG GGCAATGCCAGTTCTGCCCGGCCGGCTGGCTCTGGGATGCGGGGCAGTGCTACTACTTCTCCTCTGCCAAAAAGAcgtgggagcagagcagagaggactgCTGCTCCAGAGGGGCACAGCTGGTCACCATCCAAGCCAACACCACCCTG GCTTTCCTGGTGCGCACAGTCAACATGGAAGTCTTCCACGTTGGGCTGAAGCGGGATGGCTCCAGGTCTGACTGGAAGTGGCTGGATGGCACCACACTAAAGAG gtTCTTCCCAATCCAGCACACCACCAGATCCTTCCTGGCCTGCGGCAGGGTGTCAGGCTTGGGGCTGTCAGGCGGTCTGTGTGGGGAAGCCCTCGGCTGGATCTGCAAGCAGCGTGCAGCCACCCTGCAGTGGCTTCGGTCCTCGCCTCCTACCTTCCTCTGGGGAAACACCACCTACACCTGTGTGGGGTCCTGA
- the LOC141973203 gene encoding uncharacterized protein LOC141973203: MLAAAPGDSRQLPARRPVRRRDARCGPGAAPGADPCDSRCSSRCRPSARLPVRLPVQLPEQLPAHLPVQLPARQSPGAPSGAHGRASGLSPAHPGLATGPGPRFPPAPTLGPGSMPRGRAWTQAEVSSLLALVGGSGEAALLMASTSRPNEALWREISQGLAAAGYGRSVAQCRSKWKALKQAFHSERETRRRAGHHSPRLPPHYRAMKSIWKAAGRPVFGERRMPDLVKLPPRRRRSALATRSPSSPEPPDHDGGEDALGTVLSPLLQCAKDEPESPAGGDHVAEVLPAPPTMPHAGRCFPSLPLLGSHTALKHERAEQKAGFPGESSPGMGRGNRVLSVAAAGLDSPGTAAMSEQPAAGEEASDTSLHGSGVAGLLQSVQQLLVQILQTSRQQQALLESLASDTISHLHLLSHSLVQVGETLHQLLLRPQTHLDPLGHYIPHMPLFEDDPGLPCSPDSSHTSRDHKEEPRVSPAASCTPP; encoded by the exons ATGCTCGCTGCGGCTCCCGGAGACTCCCGGCAGCTCCCGGCGCGGCGCCCGGTGCGGCGCAGGGACGCTCGGTGCGGCCCCGGTGCAGCTCCCGGTGCTGATCCCTGCGACTCCCGGTGCAGCTCCCGGTGCCGGCCCTCGGCGCGGCTCCCGGTGCGGCTCCCGGTGCAGCTCCCGGAGCAACTCCCGGCGCACCTCCCGGTGCAGCTCCCGGCGCGGCAGAGTCCCGGTGCGCCCTCGGGAGCGCACGGCCGAGCCtcggggctgagccctgcccaTCCCGGCCTCGCCACCGGCCCGGGGCCGCGCTTTCCCCCGGCACCCACCCTCGGCCCCGGCAGCATGCCCCGCGGGAGAGCCTGGACGCAGGCGGAGGTCAGCAGCCTCCTGGCGCTGGTGGGAGGCTCAGGGGAGGCCGCACTGCTCATGGCCTCCACGTCGCGACCCAACGAGGCGCTGTGGCGGGAGATCTCCCAGGGGCTGGCAGCGGCCGGCTACGGGCGCAGCGTGGCCCAGTGCCGCTCCAAGTGGAAGGCGCTCAAGCAGGCTTTCCACTCGGAGCGGGAGACGCGCCGGAGAGCAGGACACCACTCTCCCCGCCTGCCCCCGCACTACCGAGCCATGAAGAGCATCTGGAAGGCGGCCGGGCGGCCCGTCTTTGGCGAGCGGAGGATGCCAG ACCTGGTGAAGCTGCCCCCTAGGAGACGCAGGTCAGCCCTTGCCACCCGCTCTCCATCCTCACCAGAGCCACCAG ACCATGATGGTGGCGAGGATGCCCTGGGCACAGTGCTGTCCCCGCTGCTGCAGTGTGCGAAGGACGAGCCAGAGAGCC CAGCCGGTGGGGACCACGTCGCTGAAGTGCTGCCCGCTCCCCCCACTATGCCAC ATGCTGGTCGCTGCTTCCCATCCCTTCCCCTCCTGG GGTCTCACACTGCTCTGAAGCACGAAAGAGCCGAACAAAAAGCTG GTTTTCCTGGTGAGTCGTCTCCAGGGATGGGAAGAGGAAACCGAGTGCTGTCAGTGGCTGCCGCAGGCCTGGACTCCCCTGGGACGGCTGCCATGAGCGAGCAGCCAGCAGCGGGTGAAGAGGCATCAGACACGAGCCTGCACG GCTCCGGCGTGGCAGGCTTGCTCCAGAGCgtccagcagctgctggtgcaGATCCTGCAGACGTCACGGCAGCAGCAGGCACTGCTGGAGAGCCTGGCCAGCGACACCATCTCCCACCTCCAtctcctctcccacagcctgGTGCAGGTGGGcgagaccctgcaccagctcctgctCCGGCCACAGACCCACCTTGACCCCCTCGGCCACTACATCCCCCACATGCCTCTTTTCGAGGATGATCCTGGGTTACCCTGCTCCCCGGACAGTTCCCACACCTCCCGGGATCACAAAGAGGAGCCTCGGGTGTCCCCTGCCGCCAGCTGCACCCCTCCATGA
- the TMEM8B gene encoding transmembrane protein 8B, translating to MGRRGGGGGGQRRALAPPLRLLPLPLPLPLLPLLPLLLLPILLPPPPADGLFVTDYFTRTPRKLSPFRSFASIELFHFHIPEDTVIAVWNLITFKEQGGTFGDQCPDRSITVYFRSGAPSVINPLHTHFPRDTAVPGSFALTLTWTLPNRTTGVFNVTSPLPGDWFLAAHLPKDEGKISVKGLYEECQYLFQPQLIVQRLVNIAVLYPGYVTEQSMAPHNRSCLYKVFVPSYTSRVLVEVLRCRGVEGCPLWLRVRAKAPPLHNSTALDCREHTPCQLALDLPFWQHWYYVLVEKHPGVPGTVSFQVTVQLTDCSRPSLARPPFLPSSASMNMPHSFGALGGLALGDSPPPASPNGTKHPDPIPTASSAGEQCWPVRPTLRNELDTFSVHFYIFFGPNVSVPPDRPAVFVINLLPVLDSGGVLNLELRLNVSSLCGENVTVFGCLNHEVPLTSGDNTSVTCETESLAGFLLSVNATASLSRLRIPYPQTGSWYLSLRSLCATEHGFEPCTNVTAEVYLRAYLSPCINDCGIYGQCKLLRTNNYLYAACECKAGWNGWGCTDNAEAFSYGFQLLSTLLLCLSNVMFVPPVAIAVRSHYLMEAAVYIFTMFFSTFYHACDQPGIVVFCIMEYDVLQFCDFLGSLMSVWVTVIAMARLQPVVKQVLYLLGAMLLSMALQMDRHGLWNLLGPSLFALGIMAIAWTARTIRRRHCYPPTWKRWAFYLCPGALIAAAAVLLYAFVETEENYFYIHSIWHLLIAGSVGFLLPPRAKPSGRLGPLPRRKGCGYQLCVNEQEELGLVDPAVASINSICTS from the exons atgggccggcggggcggcgggggcggcgggcagcggcgggcgctcgccccccccctccgcctcctgcccctgcccctgcccctgcccctgctgcccctgctgcccctgctgctcctgccgatcctcctcccgccgccccccgccg ATGGGCTCTTTGTGACAGACTACTTCACCCGCACGCCACGCAAGCTCAGCCCCTTCCGCTCCTTTGCCAGCATCGAGCTCTTCCACTTCCACATCCCCGAGGACACGGTCATCGCCGTCTGGAACCTTATCACCTTCAAGGAGCAGGGTGGCACATTTGGGGATCAATGTCCAGACCGTAGCATCACCGT GTATTTCCGCTCAGGGGCTCCCTCCGTCATTAACCCACTGCACACACACTTCCCCAGGGACACGGCAGTCCCTGGCTCCTTTGCACTGACCCTCACCTGGACCCTGCCCAACCGCACCACAGGGGTGTTCAATGTCACCAGTCCACTGCCTGGGGACTGGTTCCTGGCTGCCCACCTGCCCAAAGATGAAGGCAAGATCTCTGTCAAG GGACTCTATGAGGAGTGCCAGTATCTCTTCCAGCCACAGCTCATCGTGCAGCGCTTGGTGAACATTGCCGTGCTGTACCCTGGTTACGTCACCGAGCAGAGCATGGCCCCCCACAACCGCTCCTGCCTCTACAA GGTGTTTGTGCCCAGCTACACGTCGCGAGTGCTAGTGGAGGTGCTGCGGTGCCGCGGGGTTGAGGGCTGCCCGCTCTGGCTGCGTGTGCGAGCCAAGGCTCCCCCCCTGCACAACTCCACAGCACTGGACTGCCGGGAGCACACTCCCTGCCAGCTGGCGCTGGACCTGCCCTTCTGGCAGCACTGGTACTACGTGCTGGTGGAGAAACACCCTGGGGTGCCAGGCACAGTCTCCTTCCAGGTCACCGTGCAGCTCACAG ACTGCTCCCGACCCAGCCTGGCTCGGCCacccttcctgccctccagcgCCTCCATGAACATGCCCCACTCCTTCGGCGCCTTGGGTGGGTTGGCACTGGGGGACAGCCCTCCACCTGCCAGCCCCAATGGCACGAAGCACCCGGACCCCATCCCCACCGCCTCGTCTGCTGGTGAGCAGTGCTGGCCAGTCCGCCCCACGCTGCGCAATGAGCTAGACACCTTCTCCGTCCACTTCTACATCTTCTTTGGGCCCAACGTGTCAGTGCCACCCGACCGCCCCGCTGTCTTTGTCATCAACCTCCTACCGGTGCTGGACAGTGGTGGGGTGCTCAACCTGGAGCTGCGGCTTAATGTG AGCTCCCTGTGTGGCGAGAACGTGACGGTGTTTGGATGTCTGAACCATGAAGTCCCACTGACGTCAGGTGACAACACATCGGTCACCTGTGAGACAG AGTCCCTGGCAGGCTTCCTGCTCTCCGTCAATGCCACAGCCAGCCTCAGCCGCCTGCGGATCCCCTACCCCCAGACAGGCAGCTGGTACCTGAGCCTGCGCTCGCTCTGTGCCACAGAGCATGG CTTTGAGCCCTGCACCAATGTGACGGCTGAGGTGTACCTGCGCGCCTACCTCTCGCCCTGCATCAATGACTGTGGCATCTATGGCCAGTGCAAGCTGCTGCGTACCAACAACTACCTGTATGCTGCCTGCGAGTGCAAAGCTG GCTGGAATGGCTGGGGCTGCACAGACAACGCCGAGGCTTTCTCCtatggcttccagctcctctccACGCTGCTGCTGTGCCTCAGCAATGTCATGTTCGTGCCTCCCGTGGCCATCGCTGTCCGCAGCCACTACCTCATGGAAGCTGCCGTCTACATCTTCACCATGTTCTTCTCCACT TTTTACCACGCCTGTGACCAGCCAGGCATTGTGGTGTTCTGCATCATGGAGTATGATGTTCTGCAATTCTGTGACTTCCTGGGCTCCCTCATGTCCGTCTGGGTCACTGTCATCGCCATGGCCCGGctccagcctgtggtcaaacag GTGCTGTACCTGCTGGGGGCCATGCTGCTCTCCATGGCTCTGCAGATGGACCGCCATGGGCTCTGGAACCTGCTGGGTCCCAGCCTCTTCGCCTTAGGGATCATGGCCATCGCCTGG ACAGCTCGCACCATCCGACGCCGCCACTGCTACCCACCGACCTGGAAGCGCTGGGCTTTCTACCTGTGCCCAGGAGCGCTGATTGCGGCGGCTGCCGTGCTGCTCTATGCCTTCGTGGAGACAGAGGAGAACTACTTCTACATCCACAGCATCTGGCACTTGCTCATCGCCGGCAGCGTCGGCTTCTTGCTGCCACCCCGTGCCAAGCCCAGTGGGCGCCTggggccgctgccccggcgcaAGGGCTGTGGGTACCAGCTCTGCGTCAAtgaacaggaggagctggggctTGTCGACCCGGCTGTGGCCTCCATCAACAGTATTTGTACCAGCTGA
- the HINT2 gene encoding adenosine 5'-monophosphoramidase HINT2: protein MAAAVTRGLARGWAARGALRAGQRSVAAAGGPDGEVGEARRAAAAGGEAGGAPTIFSKIIARSVPAAILYEDDKCLAFRDVAPQAPVHFLVIPKRPIPRISRVGPQDTELLGHLLVVAARTAQAEGLADGWLLCHKFH from the exons atggcggcggcggtgACGCGGGGGCTGGCGCGCGGCTGGGCGGCGCGGGGCGCTCTGCGCGCGGGGCAG CGGAgcgtggcggcggcgggcgggccggaCGGGGAGGTGGGCGaggcgcggcgggcagcggcggccggcggggaggcgggcggggccCCCACCATCTTCAGCAAGATCATCGCCCGCAGCGTGCCCGCCGCCATCCTCTATGAGGACGACAAG TGCCTGGCGTTCCGCGATGTGGCCCCCCAGGCCCCCGTCCACTTCCTGGTGATCCCCAAGCGCCCCATCCCCCGGATCAGCCGCGTGGGTCCCCAGGACACCGAG ctcctgggccACTTGCTGGTGGTGGCGGCACGGACGGCgcaggcagaggggctggctGATGGCTGGTTGCTGTGCCACAAATTTCACTGA